The following nucleotide sequence is from Melioribacteraceae bacterium.
ATCAGAAATAAATGTTGGGAGTACTTTTAAAGTTGAGTTGGAAGCATTAAAAGAGATTCAATAAAACAATCACTCTTAATTGAACAGAGCATTTTTAAGTTTTTCAAAAAGATCTTCTGCTATTAATCCACTCTCATTTGCTGTTTCATAGCTATTCCCGAATGCAATAAAAGTTGTTTTCTTATAATTAAATATAATAGTTGAATAGCCGGCAACAGCTCCGGTATGTCCTATTGCGCCGAATATATCTGAAATTCCTAATCCGTAATTAACTCCGATTGGTGCCTCGGCAACAGGAACATCGATTACATTTCTTGTTGCCTGCAAAGCAGAGCTGAGCAAAGTTCCCGCCATCAATTCCTCAGTCCAAATAAGCAGATCATCAATTGTTGAAACGACTCCGCCTGCAGCCCAAATTGAATAAGGATCTTGTGAAGTGAAATCTTCATTGTCAGAAATTATCCCGTCATTGTTTATATCTAAATAACCTCTGACAATATTTCCATCAAGATCGCTGGTTTCAGGTAGATAAGTACTATACATTTTTAGCGGATGAAAAATTTCGTCACGCAGAAAGTCGGTCAAAGGTTTATTCGAAAACTTTTCAATTATCAATCCAAGCAAGTAGTAATTAGAATTACTGTAATAACTTTTTTCTCCGGGTGTATCAAGCAATTCTTCGTTTCTAAAAAGATCACATATCACTTTTGGTGTCCATTCGTAAGTTGGGTTTGTTGAATAAATATCAAGGAACGCATCATAATTTGTGTAGTTTGGAATTGCGGAACTATGATTTAATAACATCATTAATGTTATTTCATTTCCTCGGGTAATCACGCCGGGTAATAATTCCTCAAGAGTATTTTCGAATTTGATAATATTTCTATCCACTAAAATTAATACTGCGGTTCCAATCATAGTTTTAGTAACGCTTCCGATTCTGAATTGTTGTGAAGTTTTAATTATTGCGGAATCTCTTAAGTCTGAATAACCGAAAGCATCTTTGAAAATTGATCCATCCTCAAATTTTAAAAGAAGTAATATTCCGGGTACATTATGATCTACAAACGATTGCTGAACTACTTCTCTAATTTTCAATTCATTTTGATCTGCAAGAGAGAAATCGGTGGAGTCTGTTGAATGTTCACAAGAAGTCAGATGTAATAAGAAAAATAAAAGTACTATACGGAGTTTCATCATAACTCGGGAATCTATAACATATATTATTATCGAATATTAATTCAAGAACTTTAGAAAATCTGGAAACTTGCTTATCAATCAAAGCGTTCGGTTTACTTCAGATTTGTGTTTTGAATCAATTTACAAATTGGAACAAATTTCTTAACTTGACACACAAGTCGGATTATCTTAATTGAGCAAAAATTTATTTTATTACCTTCGTGCCAATATAGATTACATGCATTATTTTATTTGCTAAAATACTTTTAAATACATTACGGAAGTGAATCCAATTTATGCGAGATAATGCAAAGCCAATTTCTCATCTAAAATCCTTACTACATAAACCGCATTTTAAAATAGCGATCATCTATTTAGTTGTCTCTGTATTGTGGATAATTTATTCGGATAAAATTCTCTTCAGTACATTTCAAGATGTTCAAAACATTGAGCATTTCCAGTTACTTAAAGGATTATTTTTTGTAGTCGGTACTGCATTATTAATTTTTTTCTTAATTAGAAAATCTTATAACAAAGTTAAAGTTAGTAATTCTGATCTACAGGAAAGAGATAAACAATTAAAGCAAAGAAATAAACAGCAAGCAATTCTTCTTAAGATAAGCAGTATTTTAGCTAAGAATCTTGAACTAAAGAGTTTACTACAATTGGTCACTGACAGTGCCGCTAATTTGTTAGGACTTCCAACCACCGCGATTTATTTAGTCGAAAAGAACGATATTGTCTTAGGAGCAACATCCCCACCCATTCCTCCCGATTTCCCTGATGAATTTCGGAAAGCCGATTTAACAGACCACCCACATATTGAAAAAGCTTTGCGGTCAAAGCATCTTGTAATTATACACGACACCTCGAAAACAAGGCTGACCGAAGAAGAGAGAGTTATAGTCGAAACCCGTAACTTAAGATCACTTCTTTACATTCCTCTTATTCTAGAAGGTGAAGCTCAGGGAGTTCTGATTGCCGGGAAGGATGATGCTCCGGTAAAATTTTCTCAGGAAGAAATTGAATTAGCAAACGGATTAGCAAACCAAGCGGTTCTGGCAATAACTAACGCCAAGCTGTATGATAACCTAAAGAAATATACTAAGCAGTTGGAGACTCATATCCTTGGGCAAAAATTAACTGAGGATCAGCTACGCAAAAGTGAAGAAAAATTTAGGAATTTATTCGAAAATCATTCTGCGATTAAATTTATTATCAATGTTAAAACCGGAGCAATTGTTAATGCCAATAAAGCGGCTGCGAAGTTCTATGGTTGGTCAGTTGAAACTCTTGAGAAAATGAAAATATCCGAGATCAATCTGCTTCCTGAAGACGAAGTATATAAAATTATGGAAGACGCAAAAAAACAAGAAAAAGTTTTTTTCGAATTTAAGCACCGTAAAGCAGATGGATCAATTGCGGATGTTGAAGTTTATAGTACTGTTATGAAGATCGATGGGGAAGATCATTTGCACTCTGTTCTTCATGATGTGACAGATAAGAAAAAAACCGAACTACAATTGTATAAGTTATCTCTAGCAGTTGAACAAAATCCAGCAAGCATAGTAATAACAAATCTAAAAGGTGATATTGAATACGTCAATCCAACCTTTTTAAAAATTACAGGTTATTCTTTTGATGAAGTAGTAAATAAAAATCCTAGGATGCTAAAATCCGGTGATCAATCAGATGAATTTTATAAAGATATGTGGAATACTATCACCTCCGGAAATACTTGGTCAGGGGTTCTTCATAATAAAAAGAAAAACGGTAAGCTTTTTTGGGAATCAGCGATAATTTCACCAATAAAAAACGATAAAAACCAAATCACTCATTTTGTTGCTGTAAAAGAAGACATTACAGATGATGTTAAACGCGAAATGGAACTACAAAAGTATCGAGAAAACTTGGAAGAGCTTGTTGCACAAAGAACACGAGAATTAGATAAGGTCAACTTTG
It contains:
- a CDS encoding serine hydrolase domain-containing protein; this translates as MKLRIVLLFFLLHLTSCEHSTDSTDFSLADQNELKIREVVQQSFVDHNVPGILLLLKFEDGSIFKDAFGYSDLRDSAIIKTSQQFRIGSVTKTMIGTAVLILVDRNIIKFENTLEELLPGVITRGNEITLMMLLNHSSAIPNYTNYDAFLDIYSTNPTYEWTPKVICDLFRNEELLDTPGEKSYYSNSNYYLLGLIIEKFSNKPLTDFLRDEIFHPLKMYSTYLPETSDLDGNIVRGYLDINNDGIISDNEDFTSQDPYSIWAAGGVVSTIDDLLIWTEELMAGTLLSSALQATRNVIDVPVAEAPIGVNYGLGISDIFGAIGHTGAVAGYSTIIFNYKKTTFIAFGNSYETANESGLIAEDLFEKLKNALFN
- a CDS encoding PAS domain S-box protein, whose amino-acid sequence is MRDNAKPISHLKSLLHKPHFKIAIIYLVVSVLWIIYSDKILFSTFQDVQNIEHFQLLKGLFFVVGTALLIFFLIRKSYNKVKVSNSDLQERDKQLKQRNKQQAILLKISSILAKNLELKSLLQLVTDSAANLLGLPTTAIYLVEKNDIVLGATSPPIPPDFPDEFRKADLTDHPHIEKALRSKHLVIIHDTSKTRLTEEERVIVETRNLRSLLYIPLILEGEAQGVLIAGKDDAPVKFSQEEIELANGLANQAVLAITNAKLYDNLKKYTKQLETHILGQKLTEDQLRKSEEKFRNLFENHSAIKFIINVKTGAIVNANKAAAKFYGWSVETLEKMKISEINLLPEDEVYKIMEDAKKQEKVFFEFKHRKADGSIADVEVYSTVMKIDGEDHLHSVLHDVTDKKKTELQLYKLSLAVEQNPASIVITNLKGDIEYVNPTFLKITGYSFDEVVNKNPRMLKSGDQSDEFYKDMWNTITSGNTWSGVLHNKKKNGKLFWESAIISPIKNDKNQITHFVAVKEDITDDVKREMELQKYRENLEELVAQRTRELDKVNFELRQQLDKGKLLEKQLEESLSKEKEINELKTRFIATVSHEFRTPLSALLSSTQMIQRYSSKWSEEKLNQHHTRIESTVKYLTQLLDDVLTISRADREILKNEPELVNICNLLNSFMDEVRSHIDVERRVNIFCDINDSEMKVDKKLLRHVVINLITNGIKYSPQESEVNLNATYHNNKLLLTVSDNGIGIPEDEIKYIFDAFYRTKNSIGVPGSGLGLNIVKRAVETMNGTISVNSVIDKGTTFTVTIPIN